In the genome of Populus trichocarpa isolate Nisqually-1 chromosome 6, P.trichocarpa_v4.1, whole genome shotgun sequence, one region contains:
- the LOC7474684 gene encoding probable clathrin assembly protein At4g32285, whose amino-acid sequence MALRKAIGAVKDQTSISIAKVAANASPELEVLVIKATSHDEDPADEKYYREIISLISSSRGYVNACVATISKRIRKTRDWIVALKALMLVHRVLIDGHPLFEEEILYATRRGMRVLSMSGFRDEAHPNSWDHTGFVRFYAMYLDEKVEYAVFERKVREDERKFDEGDDEFGRRDNRNDYEHGMPRRSRSYGDLNGDMVKREQKKEVTPIREMKPERLLGILGQQLRILDRVLACRPTGMAKNDRLVLVALYQMAKESFGLYTEICEALGVLLDRFTEMEYAYCLKGFDIYAGAAKIIDELVMFYGWCKDMGIGRSSEYPEVKKITENLLGTLGVFLQEMTNRRTKNPERSMGENVPAKREQEPEMNEVKALPPPESYTPPPPPELQPKPQPQQVTEDFINLKDDGISADEQGNKLDLALFSGPPTTNTNGAWVAFSSDIGEPEVTSAWQTPSAQSGQADWEMALVESASNLSKQKATLGGGFDPLLLNGMYDQGLVRQHVSTWQLTGGSASSVALPSVGKSATPVLALPAPDETIQPVGNQDPFAASLAVPPPSYVQIADMEMKHHLLASEQKLWQHYGRDGMHGQVSLAKINGASGFYGSNPHPMTMPYGMSQSMAWGIREGTTIRPIKSLVSMTCLHFL is encoded by the coding sequence ATGGCACTACGTAAAGCAATTGGGGCTGTAAAAGATCAAACAAGTATAAGTATAGCGAAAGTGGCAGCGAATGCATCACCAGAACTTGAGGTTTTGGTTATTAAAGCTACTAGTCATGATGAGGATCCTGCTGATGAGAAGTATTACAGGGAGATTATAAGTCTTATTTCGAGTTCAAGGGGTTATGTGAATGCTTGTGTGGCTACTATATCGAAAAGGATACGTAAAACCCGTGATTGGATTGTAGCTTTAAAGGCTTTGATGCTTGTTCATAGGGTTTTGATTGATGGACACCCTTTATTTGAGGAGGAGATATTGTACGCCACGAGGAGAGGGATGCGTGTTTTGAGTATGTCGGGTTTTAGAGACGAGGCGCATCCGAACTCATGGGATCATACGGGGTTTGTGAGGTTTTACGCAATGTATCTTGATGAGAAGGTTGAGTATGCTGTTTTTGAGAGGAAAGTGAGAGAGGACGAGAGAAAATTTGATGAGGGTGATGATGAGTTTGGACGTAGAGATAATAGGAATGATTATGAGCATGGGATGCCTAGGAGATCGAGGTCTTATGGAGATTTGAATGGTGATATGGTTAAGCGAGAACAGAAGAAGGAGGTAACGCCAATTAGGGAAATGAAGCCGGAGAGGCTCTTAGGCATACTGGGCCAGCAGTTGAGGATCCTTGATAGAGTTTTGGCTTGTAGACCAACAGGAATGGCCAAGAATGATAGATTGGTGCTTGTAGCCCTTTACCAGATGGCGAAGGAGAGTTTTGGGCTATACACTGAGATTTGTGAGGCATTGGGGGTATTGTTGGATAGATTTACTGAGATGGAGTATGCATATTGTCTTAAAGGTTTTGATATTTATGCTGGTGCAGCCAAGATAATTGATGAGCTGGTGATGTTTTATGGTTGGTGCAAGGATATGGGAATTGGAAGATCATCCGAGTACCCTGAAGTGAAGAAGATTACTGAAAATCTTTTGGGGACCCTTGGGGTGTTCTTGCAAGAAATGACGAATAGGCGAACTAAGAATCCTGAGAGAAGTATGGGGGAGAACGTTCCGGCTAAGCGAGAACAAGAACCCGAAATGAATGAGGTCAAGGCTCTTCCTCCACCAGAGAGTTATACCCCTCCACCCCCTCCTGAGCTGCAGCCTAAGCCACAGCCTCAACAGGTGACAGAAGATTTCATAAATCTAAAGGATGATGGCATTTCGGCAGATGAGCAGGGCAACAAATTGGATTTGGCTTTGTTCTCTGGACCCCCAACTACAAATACAAATGGTGCGTGGGTAGCATTCTCATCAGATATTGGAGAGCCTGAGGTAACTTCAGCATGGCAGACCCCATCTGCTCAGAGTGGTCAAGCAGATTGGGAAATGGCATTAGTGGAATCTGCTAGCAATCTATCGAAACAGAAAGCTACTTTAGGAGGTGGTTTTGATCCTTTGCTGTTGAATGGAATGTATGATCAGGGGCTAGTAAGGCAACATGTAAGCACATGGCAACTGACTGGCGGTAGTGCAAGTAGTGTGGCATTGCCTTCTGTGGGCAAGAGTGCAACACCAGTTTTGGCATTGCCTGCTCCTGATGAGACAATACAGCCAGTCGGAAACCAGGATCCATTTGCTGCTTCCCTTGCAGTTCCACCTCCTTCCTATGTGCAGATAGCAGACATGGAGATGAAGCACCATTTGCTAGCAAGTGAACAGAAGCTCTGGCAACATTACGGAAGGGATGGGATGCACGGTCAAGTGAGTTTGGCCAAGATTAATGGTGCCTCTGGTTTCTATGGCTCTAATCCTCATCCAATGACGATGCCTTATGGGATGTCACAGTCAATGGCATGGGGCATCAGGGAGGGTACTACTATCCGTCCTATTAAGTCGCTTGTCTCGATGACCTGCTTGCATTTCCTATGA